From a single Silene latifolia isolate original U9 population chromosome 6, ASM4854445v1, whole genome shotgun sequence genomic region:
- the LOC141586729 gene encoding uncharacterized protein LOC141586729 has protein sequence MDLWSVHVKYNNPTFLFPRNLFLDNNSNINKLNCCNLSKIGDVGRVFEIRFSNRRSSSFMVQSMAKKNSGNGDRSNSGSNGPKGNNHSDGNNSNNNASQKPYHITQDWREFRATLFAHEQAESVELPTHDRNGSQKEPKPLGLKWAHPITSPETGSVLVATEKLDGVRTFERTVVLLLRSGTRHPQEGPFGVVINRPLHKKIKHMKPNNPDLATTFADCSLHFGGPLEASMFLLKTAENPKLLGIEEVIPGLYFGARNSLEEAMGLVKKGVLKPEDFRFFVGYAGWQLDQLGEEIESNYWHVAACSKNLMYGGSSEGLWEETLQLMGGQYSELSRKPKQDL, from the exons ATGGATCTGTGGTCTGTTCATGTGAAATACAACAATCCCACTTTTTTATTTCCCAGGAATTTATTCCTGGATAATAATTCTAATATTAATAAGCTCAATTGTTGTAATTTATCAAAGATTGGTGATGTTGGTCGTGTGTTTGAGATCAGGTTTTCTAATCGTAGGTCTTCTTCCTTCATGGTTCAATCTATGGCTAAGAAGAATTCGG GAAATGGCGACCGATCAAATTCAGGGAGCAATGGTCCAAAAGGAAACAATCATTCAGACGGGAATAATTCTAATAACAATGCTAGTCAAAAGCCCTATCACATAACGCAGGACTGGCGAGAATTCAGAGCTACACTCTTTGCACATGAACAG GCTGAATCTGTGGAACTTCCCACTCATGATCGCAATGGATCACAGAAAGAACCAAAACCATTGGGCCTCAAGTGGGCTCATCCCATTACATCACCCGAGACTGGCTCAGTTCTTGTTGCTACCGAAAAGCTTGATGGTGTGCGTACATTTGAGAGAACCGTGGTTCTCCTTCTCAGATCCGGAACTAGACATCCTCAAGAGGGTCCTTTTGGAGTGGTCATAAACCGCCCTCTACACAAGAAAATCAAGCACATGAAACCCAATAATCCAGACCTCGCTACCACTTTTGCTGACTGTTCATTACATTTTGGTGGGCCCCTTGAAGCAAGCATGTTTTTACTGAAAACCGCGGAAAACCCTAAACTTTTGGGAATTGAAGAGGTGATTCCGGGACTGTATTTTGGGGCTCGAAATAGTTTGGAAGAAGCAATGGGACTGGTGAAAAAAGGGGTGCTCAAGCCAGAGGACTTTAGGTTCTTTGTGGGATATGCAGGGTGGCAACTCGACCAATTGGGAGAAGAAATCGAGTCAAATTATTGGCATGTGGCTGCTTGTAGCAAAAACCTAATGTATGGTGGCTCATCAGAAGGTTTATGGGAAGAGACTTTGCAATTAATGGGCGGTCAGTACTCAGAGCTCAGTCGAAAGCCGAAACAAGATCTGTAA